One window of the Rhinoraja longicauda isolate Sanriku21f chromosome 2, sRhiLon1.1, whole genome shotgun sequence genome contains the following:
- the cd83 gene encoding CD83 antigen, whose amino-acid sequence MFDCKVLQLLMAILDQNAENWARTSVEMLLLNALRLLMLQPAVLFVLSAEATKEIAVVLGERALLPCEAHEKLDVGYRAISWYKVADDGIRLSGIVLNNFREKRVRNYLGCNMTVKTSSTRPYSLTIYNISVQDLGTYRCALWAPIGEESKSGLVRVTVNDGARPERADSIMWRMVSMASVLCALCLLCLLIKVCSGRRENYRKLREDLTDCTTPSKDSEVIQT is encoded by the exons ATGTTTGACTGTAAAGTGCTTCAGCTGCTCATGGCTATCTTGgatcaaaatgcagaaaattgggCAAGAA CAAGCGTGGAAatgctgctgctcaacgctcttcGACTCTTGATGCTGCAGCCCG CCGTGCTGTTCGTTCTGAGTGCAGAAGCTACAAAGGAGATTGCTGTCGTTTTGGGCGAGAGAGCGTTGTTGCCGTGTGAAGCACATGAGAAGCTGGACGTTGGCTACAGAGCGATCAGCTGGTACAAG GTGGCTGATGATGGCATCAGGCTATCAGGAATTGTGCTGAATAATTTCAGGGAGAAAAGGGTGAGGAACTATTTGGGATGCAACATGACTGTAAAGACCTCATCCACCAGACCCTATTCCTTGACCATCTACAACATCTCCGTCCAAGATCTGGGGACCTATCGTTGCGCCCTGTGGGCGCCGATCGGAGAGGAAAGTAAAAGCGGGCTCGTGAGAGTGACTGTAAATG ATGGCGCAAGACCGGAACGTGCGGACTCGATAATGTGGCGGATGGTATCCATGGCAAGTGTCCTGTGTGCACTTTGCTTACTCTGCCTTCTGATCAAG GTGTGCAGTGGAAGAAGGGAAAATTACCGCAAGCTGAGGGAGGATTTGACAGACTGCACGACCCCCAGCAAGGACAGTGAGGTCATCCAGACGTGA